The Helianthus annuus cultivar XRQ/B chromosome 16, HanXRQr2.0-SUNRISE, whole genome shotgun sequence genome includes a window with the following:
- the LOC110917191 gene encoding aminoacylase-1 isoform X1 — protein MPITSKIFLHLYTLFIFLTLTLANDPSLQRFQQYLQINTAQPTPKYHEAADFILSQAKTLSLHSQTIEFVKNKPLILLKWPGTDPTLPSILLNSHTDVVPVEPHKWAHPPFAANIVNDNIYARGSQDMKCVGLQYLEAVRNLKSSGFVPLRTVYILFVPDEEIGGHDGAEKFVDSAIFDEMNVGIVLDEGLASVDGHYRLFYAERCPMWLVIKAVGAPGHGAKLYDNTAMENLLKSVESVRRFRASQFDLVKAGLKAEGEVVNVNMVFLKAGTPSPTGFVMNLQPSEAEAGFDIRVPPIADQASLERRIAEEWAPASRNMTFEHGQFKQKMSVYDKSGKPLLTAHDSSNPWWALLEGAIHKAGRTFGKPEIFPASTDARYFRLKGVLAIGFSPMANTPILLHDHNEFLNKEEYLKGIEVYESIIKSFASFAAETGKDEEATKDEL, from the exons ATGCCAATCACCTCCAAAATATTCCTCCATCTATATACCTTGTTCATCTTCCTCACACTAACCCTCGCCAACGACCCAAGCCTCCAAAGGTTCCAACAATACCTCCAAATCAACACAGCTCAACCCACCCCAAAGTACCATGAAGCCGCAGACTTCATCTTATCCCAAGCCAAAACCCTCTCTTTACACTCCCAAACAATCGAGTTCGTCAAAAACAAACCCTTAATCCTCCTCAAATGGCCCGGCACAGACCCCACCCTCCCTTCAATCCTCCTCAACTCCCACACCGACGTCGTTCCAGTAGAGCCCCACAAGTGGGCCCATCCTCCGTTCGCTGCTAATATCGTCAACGACAACATATACGCCAGAGGCTCCCAGGACATGAAGTGTGTCGGGTTACAGTACCTCGAGGCTGTACGGAACCTGAAAAGTTCTGGGTTCGTACCTTTGAGGACGGTTTATATTTTGTTTGTTCCGGATGAGGAGATTGGTGGGCATGATGGGGCTGAGAAGTTTGTGGATTCTGCGATTTTTGATGAAATGAATGTTGGGATTGTGTTGGATGAAGGGTTGGCGTCTGTTGATGGGCATTATAGGTTGTTTTATGCCGAGAGGTGTCCTATGTGGCTTGTGATTAAGGCGGTTGGGGCGCCCGGTCACGGGGCGAAGCTGTATGATAATACGGCGATGGAGAATTTGTTGAAGAGTGTGGAGAGTGTGAGGAGGTTTAGGGCTTCTCAATTTGACTTGGTGAAGGCGGGTTTGAAAGCTGAAGGTGAAGTTGTGAATGTGAATATGGTGTTTCTTAAAGCTGGGACCCCTTCTCCTACC GGTTTTGTAATGAACCTTCAGCCGTCCGAAGCAGAGGCTGGTTTCGATATCCGTGTTCCGCCGATTGCCGATCAAGCTTCCTTAGAGAGACGAATCGCTGAGGAGTGGGCCCCGGCTTCGCGGAACATGACATTTGAG CATGGGCAGTTTAAGCAGAAGATGTCTGTTTATGACAAGAGTGGAAAACCGCTTTTGACGGCTCATGACAGTTCGAATCCCTGGTGGGCCCTCCTAGAGGGAGCTATACATAAAGCTGGTAGGACATTTGGAAAACCAGAGATCTTTCCTGCCTCGACAGATGCTCGCTACTTCCGGTTGAAGGGGGTGCTGGCAATTGGCTTTTCTCCAATGGCAAACACCCCTATACTTCTTCACGATCATAATGAG TTTCTGAACAAGGAAGAGTACCTGAAAGGGATTGAGGTGTATGAATCCATAATCAAATCTTTTGCATCTTTTGCTGCTGAGACCGGAAAGGATGAAGAAGCTACCAAAGATGAGCTATAA
- the LOC110917191 gene encoding aminoacylase-1 isoform X2, whose amino-acid sequence MPITSKIFLHLYTLFIFLTLTLANDPSLQRFQQYLQINTAQPTPKYHEAADFILSQAKTLSLHSQTIEFVKNKPLILLKWPGTDPTLPSILLNSHTDVVPVEPHKWAHPPFAANIVNDNIYARGSQDMKCVGLQYLEAVRNLKSSGFVPLRTVYILFVPDEEIGGHDGAEKFVDSAIFDEMNVGIVLDEGLASVDGHYRLFYAERCPMWLVIKAVGAPGHGAKLYDNTAMENLLKSVESVRRFRASQFDLVKAGLKAEGEVVNVNMVFLKAGTPSPTGFVMNLQPSEAEAGFDIRVPPIADQASLERRIAEEWAPASRNMTFEFKQKMSVYDKSGKPLLTAHDSSNPWWALLEGAIHKAGRTFGKPEIFPASTDARYFRLKGVLAIGFSPMANTPILLHDHNEFLNKEEYLKGIEVYESIIKSFASFAAETGKDEEATKDEL is encoded by the exons ATGCCAATCACCTCCAAAATATTCCTCCATCTATATACCTTGTTCATCTTCCTCACACTAACCCTCGCCAACGACCCAAGCCTCCAAAGGTTCCAACAATACCTCCAAATCAACACAGCTCAACCCACCCCAAAGTACCATGAAGCCGCAGACTTCATCTTATCCCAAGCCAAAACCCTCTCTTTACACTCCCAAACAATCGAGTTCGTCAAAAACAAACCCTTAATCCTCCTCAAATGGCCCGGCACAGACCCCACCCTCCCTTCAATCCTCCTCAACTCCCACACCGACGTCGTTCCAGTAGAGCCCCACAAGTGGGCCCATCCTCCGTTCGCTGCTAATATCGTCAACGACAACATATACGCCAGAGGCTCCCAGGACATGAAGTGTGTCGGGTTACAGTACCTCGAGGCTGTACGGAACCTGAAAAGTTCTGGGTTCGTACCTTTGAGGACGGTTTATATTTTGTTTGTTCCGGATGAGGAGATTGGTGGGCATGATGGGGCTGAGAAGTTTGTGGATTCTGCGATTTTTGATGAAATGAATGTTGGGATTGTGTTGGATGAAGGGTTGGCGTCTGTTGATGGGCATTATAGGTTGTTTTATGCCGAGAGGTGTCCTATGTGGCTTGTGATTAAGGCGGTTGGGGCGCCCGGTCACGGGGCGAAGCTGTATGATAATACGGCGATGGAGAATTTGTTGAAGAGTGTGGAGAGTGTGAGGAGGTTTAGGGCTTCTCAATTTGACTTGGTGAAGGCGGGTTTGAAAGCTGAAGGTGAAGTTGTGAATGTGAATATGGTGTTTCTTAAAGCTGGGACCCCTTCTCCTACC GGTTTTGTAATGAACCTTCAGCCGTCCGAAGCAGAGGCTGGTTTCGATATCCGTGTTCCGCCGATTGCCGATCAAGCTTCCTTAGAGAGACGAATCGCTGAGGAGTGGGCCCCGGCTTCGCGGAACATGACATTTGAG TTTAAGCAGAAGATGTCTGTTTATGACAAGAGTGGAAAACCGCTTTTGACGGCTCATGACAGTTCGAATCCCTGGTGGGCCCTCCTAGAGGGAGCTATACATAAAGCTGGTAGGACATTTGGAAAACCAGAGATCTTTCCTGCCTCGACAGATGCTCGCTACTTCCGGTTGAAGGGGGTGCTGGCAATTGGCTTTTCTCCAATGGCAAACACCCCTATACTTCTTCACGATCATAATGAG TTTCTGAACAAGGAAGAGTACCTGAAAGGGATTGAGGTGTATGAATCCATAATCAAATCTTTTGCATCTTTTGCTGCTGAGACCGGAAAGGATGAAGAAGCTACCAAAGATGAGCTATAA